The Dasypus novemcinctus isolate mDasNov1 chromosome 2, mDasNov1.1.hap2, whole genome shotgun sequence genome includes a region encoding these proteins:
- the LOC105747446 gene encoding endogenous retrovirus group K member 8 Gag polyprotein-like: MGGRLSSRQVPQVRALAGLLDTNGVRVSLRHLQKYWGLLLPFNPWLATCHLWSPDTYSRLIDRVTSSMEHDGRSFPPGLLHTLVAIRACLLGAPAPKDAYQVSAGAAAWPLDCDPDKGDTLDSDTESLSSQLNADLELHPLRDDHYQDGELPLSSPPEKGRFPPSRQDGELPPSSSLEKGKFPPGHQDGTLPPSSSPKGRKYGPSGGNPASLYPPLPATPPSWRRPEGEPPPSWHRLEGEPLPSWCRAEGEPPPSYKSPEALPRTFCPLETAPQQSCPPSWRRPEGEPPPSCLQPETPLRPSCPPSQTTWPPPPPPLAALPAPASRPWTSSDTWLGHSSPPVTGATPHLFPLNPAPSQVRPQQWLPFTTDEIKNLRRTVKEDGIGSPYAQQLLEELGAQLVLPYDWISLAWAILAPGQFVEWRCHFQAEPERCIAENASAGIQDSPEAYTGIGTFADPVQYRNAPPGFWLRLRELALRSFRNVSAMRPQKLAQMTQGKDEDFATFVARIIEACQCKVRGEEAQVALTKDLIVEGCLDACRQIILTMRDKGVHDWVLACRNLDPQATSLAKAIATAVAVSSGCFRCGEMGHFARDCPQSQTRRPPPPRRQAAALHLAREDPPPRAFDAEKDIIGPATAAPLKALANL; the protein is encoded by the coding sequence atgggcgggcgtctatcttcccgccaagtGCCGCAAGTCAGAGCGCTTGCTGGCCTCCTAGACACTAATGGCGTTAGGGTTTCCCTCCGCCACCTGCAAAAGTACTGGGGtctcctcctgcctttcaatccgtggctggccacctgccacctttggagcccagacACTTACTCGCGTCTCATTGACCGTGTCACCTCCTCTATGGAGCATGATGGCAGGTCGtttccccctggcctcctgcACACGCTCGTGGCTATCCGTGCCTGCCTCCTTGGCGCGCCTGCCCCGAAAGACGCTTACCAGGTTTCCGCCGGGGCTGCTGCGTGGCCGCTCGACTGCGACCCTGATAAGGGGGACACTCTCGACTCAGATACTGAGTCCTTATCTAGTCAGCTCAATGCCGACCTTGAGCTCCATCCTCTTCGGGATGACCATTATCAGGATGGCgaacttcctctttcctctccgcCTGAAAAGGGGAGGTTCCCGCCTAGtcgccaagatggcgaacttcctccttcttcttcgctTGAAAAGGGGAAGTTCCCGCCTGGCCACCAAGATggcacacttcctccttcttcttcaccTAAAGGGAGGAAGTATGGGCCCTCAGGCGGAAATCCCGCCTCTCTTTACCCGCCTCTTCCGGCCACTCCACCATCTTGGCGCAGAccggaaggagagcctccgccatcttggcaCAGACTGGAAGGAGAGCCTCTGCCATCTTGGTGCAGGgcggaaggagagcctccgccatcttatAAATCACCGGAAGCCTTGCCGCGGACATTTTGTCCGCTGGAAACTGCTCCGCAGCAATCTTGTCCGCCATCATGGCGCAGACCGGAAGGAGAGCCCCCGCCATCTTGTTTGCAACCGGAAACTCCTCTGCGTCCATCTTGTCCCCCCTCTCAGACAACATGgccgccacctcctcctccattgGCCGCTCTTCCGGCACCAGCGTCCAGGCCTTGGACCAGTTCAGACACATGGCTGGGCCACTCCAGCCCACCCGTGACAGGGGCCACCCCTCACCTCTTCCCTTTGAACCCAGCGCCCTCTCAAGTGCGCCCCCAGCAATGGCTCCCTTTCACCACCGATGAAATTAAAAACCTTAGACGCACAGTTAAGGAGGATGGCATCGGGAGTCCGTATGCCCAACAGCTGCTCGAGGAGCTTGGGGCACAACTTGTTCTCCCCTATGATTGGATTTCACTCGCCTGGGCCATTCTGGCCCCAGGACAGTTCGTGGAATGGAGATGCCACTTCCAGGCAGAGCCTGAGAGGTGCATCGCCGAGAATGCCAGCGCGGGTATCCAGGACTCCCCAGAGGCATACACAGGCATCGGTACCTTCGCTGACCCTGTGCAGTACCGCAATGCGCCCCCTGGTTTTTGGCTCCGGCTTAGAGAACTAGCCCTGCGATCCTTCCGCAATGTCTCTGCCATGAGACCTCAAAAGCTCGCCCAGATGACCCAGGGCAAAGATGAAGATTTCGCTACCTTTGTCGCCCGCATCATCGAGGCCTGCCAGTGTAAGGTCCGCGGAGAGGAGGCCCAGGTCGCTCTCACCAAAGATCTCATCGTCGAAGGATGCCTCGATGCTTGCCGGCAGATTATCCTCACCATGCGGGATAAGGGCGTCCATGACTGGGTCTTGGCTTGCCGCAACCTTGACCCGCAGGCCACTAGCCTCGCCAAAGCCATTGCCACGGCCGTAGCCGTTTCTTCTGGATGCTTCAGATGCGGTGAGATGGGCCACTTCGCCCGAGACTGCCCACAATCGCAGACCAGGAGGCCACCCCCCCCCCGGCGTCAGGCGGCCGCCCTCCATCTCGCCCGAGAGGACCCCCCACCCCGTGCCTTCGATGCGgaaaaggatatcattgggcccgcgactgccgctccACTCAAGGCCCTCGccaacctttaa